Proteins from a genomic interval of Hornefia porci:
- a CDS encoding MFS transporter yields MTGFGNKRIIAAIAAIALINGLQHCVSPVLSEIHHHFSSVDISFVQMLITAPCLIAMIVALITGWLAMRVGQRTLFLTAAAVSGVTGVLPCLADNFWILFFSRMAYGLSLGIAVSLVTALVADYFEGEQRVRVMGMQGASVGAAMMIVTTVCGVIGKGDFRRAYFINLLAFVAFAIIAVCLPKKEKKKRRGMQRIQLNHRVFVMAAFMFVESFFVITFTTNISMHLSGSLKGDTAVAGLLTGIFSVSQVIFGFLLNHIVKVSRKYTLPGAMFGLALGYLVIAVFPGNTVMLVLGAVLCGYSQGVYFPKAMVEVTTVVPLASAPMASSVMTVAICGSQLISPVIINIAAKLVFGETTTTNAYMIACIGTVISGICAVIWKMKDKNC; encoded by the coding sequence ATGACAGGCTTCGGTAACAAAAGAATCATTGCCGCAATCGCAGCGATTGCGTTGATTAATGGGTTGCAGCATTGTGTGTCACCGGTATTAAGTGAAATTCATCATCATTTTTCGTCAGTGGATATCAGTTTTGTTCAGATGCTGATTACTGCGCCGTGCCTGATTGCAATGATAGTGGCGCTGATTACGGGCTGGCTTGCCATGAGGGTCGGTCAGCGGACCTTGTTTTTAACTGCGGCCGCAGTATCTGGAGTGACGGGGGTTCTGCCCTGCCTTGCGGATAATTTCTGGATTTTGTTCTTCTCCCGGATGGCCTATGGGTTATCTCTCGGGATTGCGGTTTCGCTAGTCACAGCCCTGGTGGCAGACTATTTTGAAGGCGAACAGCGTGTGCGGGTTATGGGGATGCAAGGTGCTTCGGTGGGAGCGGCGATGATGATTGTTACAACCGTATGCGGTGTCATCGGCAAAGGGGATTTTCGGCGGGCATATTTCATCAATTTGCTTGCGTTCGTCGCTTTTGCGATTATTGCAGTCTGTCTTCCGAAAAAAGAGAAGAAAAAACGAAGAGGAATGCAGCGGATACAATTGAATCACAGGGTATTCGTGATGGCCGCGTTTATGTTTGTGGAATCGTTCTTTGTGATAACGTTTACAACGAATATTTCCATGCATTTATCTGGAAGTCTGAAAGGTGATACTGCTGTGGCAGGTCTGCTCACAGGTATATTTTCGGTTTCACAGGTAATATTTGGTTTTCTTCTGAATCATATTGTTAAAGTGAGCCGGAAATATACACTGCCAGGGGCAATGTTCGGATTGGCATTGGGATATCTTGTGATTGCAGTGTTTCCGGGAAATACTGTAATGCTTGTATTAGGAGCAGTCCTTTGCGGATATTCACAGGGTGTTTATTTCCCAAAGGCGATGGTGGAAGTTACAACTGTTGTTCCTTTGGCATCGGCCCCTATGGCGTCATCGGTCATGACCGTAGCGATCTGCGGCTCACAGCTGATTTCTCCGGTAATCATCAACATAGCTGCAAAACTCGTGTTTGGAGAGACCACGACAACGAATGCATATATGATCGCGTGCATTGGAACGGTTATTAGCGGTATATGTGCTGTTATCTGGAAGATGAAAGACAAAAACTGCTGA
- a CDS encoding class II aldolase/adducin family protein, with protein sequence MKYENIRQQVLDAILDAVDLGLIHGTSGNIAVRDPEEPVVAITPSGIPYKTMNLEQIAIVDLKTGKWMDGKYKPSSEVPMHLACMRARKDVTATVHTHGMFATIAAMEKFGELKAITPPQAEFVPVGIVPFTMPGSDEVADRVVKALGEKGRAVLIKNHGMFCCGKDIKAAMAATIYTEEMAQTNYYARLADVFEPMPQEAVDAMQALIAADQAV encoded by the coding sequence ATGAAATATGAAAATATCAGACAGCAGGTACTGGACGCAATTCTGGATGCCGTTGATTTGGGATTGATTCACGGAACCTCGGGAAACATTGCGGTAAGAGATCCGGAGGAACCGGTTGTTGCGATTACGCCCAGCGGAATCCCTTATAAGACGATGAATCTCGAGCAGATTGCTATCGTCGATCTGAAAACAGGGAAGTGGATGGATGGAAAATATAAACCGTCTTCTGAGGTTCCAATGCATCTTGCCTGCATGCGGGCGAGGAAAGATGTTACGGCGACGGTACATACTCACGGAATGTTTGCGACAATCGCCGCAATGGAGAAATTCGGAGAGTTGAAGGCGATTACGCCGCCTCAGGCGGAGTTCGTACCGGTAGGAATTGTCCCGTTTACCATGCCGGGAAGTGACGAGGTTGCCGATAGAGTTGTGAAAGCGCTTGGCGAAAAGGGCAGAGCCGTTTTGATTAAAAATCACGGAATGTTTTGCTGTGGAAAGGATATCAAGGCGGCGATGGCAGCGACCATCTATACGGAAGAAATGGCGCAGACGAATTATTACGCCAGACTGGCAGATGTTTTCGAGCCGATGCCGCAGGAAGCGGTGGATGCCATGCAGGCTCTGATTGCGGCGGATCAGGCGGTATGA
- a CDS encoding HTH domain-containing protein — protein sequence MKSLDLSLRQKRILHIMQHNDTYITSAALAAKLNVSSRTIRNDVVKINEELAPYNARILSLKSRGYGFESEDPKLIESLNQIETAFFSKENRARYLAFKLCFAEEPQNLYDLEDEMYISHTTLDHALRDIASQFSDHTPYIRLIRQKETVRFEDDEMKKRLVLVEMLRKSWNYHARRNAYYDDNFIEPKVLDFIIDLVSSNLNKYNILLEDPSIVFLNLMIAVMYYRIRDGHILPYEPPIPKADTSVYYACQDILNTLTDHLHCYIHPEELDRLYLFITANRLLDQTTLTRETAKDYFGPNTRLIAEHFLTMIQNYFRLDFSDDDDFYITLLQYIRTLQRRSDIYNEQYTSDFVKNDLRIELIIAHLFQPLALQYLGKTLTETQLIYLAYCLCGTLENFVHNHPGDKLNTVICCQMNMPFLFAMKRRLESDFGNYLNITALLPVNIKNSFDFTDTDLILTTVQKPITRNPATDTLYMSINMTEDDLARLEHLILQRTIRKIYTASPSPHDLFINAFRHEKTGHGDPYSIFRDMAADFINAGFVTSDFLNDIIRHEENSTYAICPGVAYIYSLIPAEKSAMSILTLDHRITWNTHKIRVFIMTCFTLEDMPITFRLANLFYDEAYDLPKIKMEENPDVLTRYYLSFIDEPLTP from the coding sequence TTGAAATCTCTAGATCTGTCGCTGCGCCAAAAGCGTATTCTACACATTATGCAACACAACGATACATACATTACAAGCGCCGCACTGGCCGCTAAACTGAACGTTTCTTCCCGGACGATCCGCAATGATGTTGTGAAAATAAACGAGGAGCTGGCACCTTATAACGCCCGTATTCTTTCTCTGAAAAGTCGAGGATACGGCTTTGAATCAGAGGATCCTAAACTTATTGAATCCCTGAATCAGATTGAAACTGCATTCTTCTCCAAGGAGAACCGCGCCCGTTACCTCGCCTTCAAACTGTGTTTTGCCGAAGAACCTCAGAACCTCTACGACCTGGAAGATGAAATGTATATCAGCCATACGACCCTGGATCACGCTCTGCGGGATATTGCCTCCCAGTTTTCCGATCACACGCCGTATATCAGGCTGATTCGGCAGAAGGAGACAGTGCGGTTTGAAGATGATGAAATGAAAAAGAGGCTGGTTCTGGTCGAAATGCTGCGGAAGTCCTGGAACTACCATGCACGCAGAAACGCTTATTATGACGATAATTTTATCGAGCCTAAAGTCCTGGACTTCATCATCGACCTGGTTTCCTCTAACTTAAACAAATATAATATCCTGCTGGAGGATCCCTCTATCGTCTTTCTGAATCTCATGATTGCCGTCATGTATTACCGGATCCGCGATGGTCATATCCTCCCCTATGAACCCCCGATCCCGAAGGCCGACACCTCCGTCTATTACGCCTGTCAGGATATTCTGAACACGCTTACCGATCATCTTCACTGCTATATTCATCCTGAAGAACTCGACAGGCTTTACCTGTTCATCACCGCGAACCGACTGCTGGACCAGACAACGCTCACCAGGGAGACCGCCAAGGATTATTTCGGTCCCAACACACGCCTCATTGCCGAGCACTTCCTCACAATGATACAAAATTACTTCCGCCTGGATTTTTCAGATGATGACGATTTCTATATTACTCTGCTGCAGTACATCCGCACTTTGCAGCGCCGTTCAGATATTTATAACGAACAGTACACCTCCGACTTCGTCAAAAACGATCTTCGAATTGAGCTCATCATCGCTCACTTATTCCAGCCCCTGGCACTTCAATATCTGGGAAAAACACTGACAGAAACACAGTTGATTTATCTGGCCTATTGTCTTTGCGGAACTCTGGAAAATTTTGTGCACAATCACCCCGGGGATAAATTGAACACAGTTATCTGCTGCCAGATGAACATGCCCTTTCTCTTCGCCATGAAACGCAGGCTGGAATCTGATTTCGGAAACTATCTGAATATCACAGCTCTGCTCCCGGTAAACATTAAAAACTCTTTTGATTTTACAGACACAGATTTGATCCTGACGACTGTACAGAAACCGATTACGCGCAATCCCGCCACAGATACCCTCTATATGTCGATTAATATGACGGAGGACGATCTGGCCCGACTGGAGCACCTGATTCTGCAGCGTACTATACGAAAAATCTACACGGCCAGTCCCTCACCTCATGACCTGTTTATCAATGCCTTCCGACATGAGAAAACCGGGCATGGTGATCCGTACAGCATTTTTCGGGACATGGCTGCCGACTTCATCAATGCGGGTTTCGTCACGTCTGATTTCCTCAACGATATTATACGGCACGAAGAAAATTCCACCTACGCAATCTGTCCCGGTGTAGCCTATATCTACTCTCTTATTCCCGCCGAAAAATCCGCCATGTCAATCCTCACGCTGGATCACAGAATCACATGGAACACTCATAAGATCCGCGTCTTCATTATGACCTGTTTCACGCTGGAGGACATGCCGATCACGTTC
- a CDS encoding NAD(P)-dependent oxidoreductase, giving the protein MDEIKKSCDVSICGELKHGKGNVTEEMTREECIGNEIIVLGDEIAGADTIHAWAEAGMRFIGVAKGTPVTVDFNAIQEAGLELSYTPGRNRVAVAEFTIGLMIAAARRIAAATVGLHQGEHLGEPMKDIYDVPEVKNVIWGPLDENHPFTDYGIGFEMYGKKLGIAGYGAIGREVAVRAEAFGMKILAYDPYLPADKIRADGAEPVDLDTMLTESDIISIHLPVLPSTKGIVNRDWFNKMKPTAYVVNTARAAVIDQRDFVEALQNGTIAGAAMDVYWKEPIPANHPFLKMRNVTLTPHMAGLTTDVDNWSGTMMGDEVLAYLNKEPRKYLWKIKK; this is encoded by the coding sequence ATGGATGAAATAAAAAAGAGCTGCGATGTATCAATCTGTGGTGAATTGAAGCACGGAAAGGGAAATGTCACAGAGGAAATGACCCGTGAGGAATGTATCGGAAATGAAATCATTGTCCTTGGGGATGAGATTGCCGGAGCGGATACGATTCATGCATGGGCAGAGGCGGGGATGAGGTTCATCGGTGTAGCAAAGGGAACTCCGGTAACGGTTGATTTCAATGCGATTCAAGAGGCAGGACTGGAACTGTCCTATACTCCGGGAAGAAATCGTGTGGCAGTTGCGGAATTCACTATTGGCCTGATGATTGCCGCCGCAAGAAGAATTGCAGCAGCAACCGTCGGCCTACATCAAGGAGAGCATCTTGGAGAACCGATGAAAGATATTTATGATGTTCCGGAGGTCAAAAATGTTATTTGGGGGCCGCTGGATGAAAACCATCCGTTCACCGATTACGGAATTGGATTCGAGATGTACGGCAAAAAACTGGGAATCGCCGGATATGGCGCTATCGGTCGTGAAGTAGCCGTTCGCGCGGAAGCATTCGGAATGAAAATACTGGCATACGACCCGTATCTTCCGGCGGATAAAATCAGAGCAGATGGAGCAGAGCCGGTAGATCTTGACACAATGCTGACAGAAAGTGATATAATCAGTATTCACTTACCGGTGCTTCCATCCACAAAAGGAATTGTGAACAGAGACTGGTTCAACAAAATGAAGCCTACGGCGTATGTGGTTAATACCGCTCGAGCGGCAGTAATTGATCAAAGAGATTTTGTTGAGGCGCTGCAGAACGGCACGATTGCCGGAGCAGCGATGGACGTTTATTGGAAGGAACCGATTCCTGCGAATCATCCGTTTCTGAAAATGCGAAACGTTACGCTGACGCCTCATATGGCAGGACTTACCACGGATGTGGACAATTGGTCCGGGACTATGATGGGCGATGAAGTGTTGGCATATTTGAATAAGGAACCCAGAAAGTATCTGTGGAAGATTAAAAAATAA
- a CDS encoding iron-containing alcohol dehydrogenase family protein, which produces MSFNFFVNSNITFGRGALACLADLIRGYGFKSAMIVYDEGVRAAGIAGKVLAQVKESGAEYIVFDGVIPNPTNEVVEEAADMAKKAGVDGFIAVGGGSSIDLAKAVNVLMTNPGRIGDYGGMNKVKTPCLPLIAIPTTAGTSSEITNVSALIDTEKVIKYVIIDNKLVATDVIADPELTATMPKSVTAATGMDAITHAVESYISNMATPLTEYNSLKGLEILYRNLPAAVENGNDMEAREQMMLGCIITGFAFSNANLGLVHGIAHTLSAHFGLAHGMANATVLPYVMRYNAESCPEKMAALAEAIGIDLSGEQEKDQYLLSEALLKLTRRLGIKTLSEQGIDEKDLDMVAEDVLKEPVLGFNPRQGVTKEAVLDILKQAY; this is translated from the coding sequence ATGAGTTTTAATTTCTTTGTAAACAGCAATATTACCTTTGGACGCGGGGCACTGGCGTGTCTTGCGGATTTGATCCGCGGATATGGATTTAAGTCCGCGATGATTGTTTATGATGAAGGTGTCAGGGCAGCGGGAATCGCCGGCAAAGTCCTGGCCCAAGTAAAAGAATCCGGTGCGGAATATATTGTTTTCGACGGAGTGATTCCAAACCCGACGAACGAAGTCGTGGAAGAAGCGGCCGACATGGCAAAAAAAGCCGGAGTTGACGGTTTCATCGCAGTCGGAGGAGGAAGCAGTATCGATTTAGCGAAGGCGGTGAACGTGCTGATGACAAATCCGGGAAGAATCGGGGATTATGGAGGAATGAACAAGGTCAAGACCCCGTGCCTTCCGCTGATTGCGATCCCGACCACGGCGGGAACCTCTAGTGAAATCACCAATGTCAGCGCACTGATCGACACCGAGAAAGTCATTAAATATGTTATCATTGACAATAAACTTGTTGCCACAGATGTCATCGCAGATCCGGAGCTGACAGCAACGATGCCGAAGAGCGTGACCGCAGCAACCGGAATGGATGCCATTACGCATGCTGTGGAGAGCTATATTTCCAATATGGCGACTCCTCTTACTGAATATAATTCTCTGAAGGGACTGGAAATCCTGTACCGGAATCTGCCGGCAGCCGTTGAAAACGGAAACGATATGGAAGCAAGGGAACAGATGATGCTGGGTTGTATCATCACTGGCTTCGCATTCTCCAATGCGAATCTCGGGCTGGTTCACGGAATCGCTCATACTCTGAGCGCGCATTTCGGCCTGGCTCACGGTATGGCGAACGCTACTGTTCTTCCGTATGTAATGCGATATAATGCGGAGAGCTGTCCGGAGAAAATGGCTGCGCTTGCGGAAGCAATCGGTATTGATCTGTCAGGAGAACAGGAAAAGGATCAATATCTTCTTTCTGAAGCATTGCTGAAGCTAACGCGCAGGCTCGGTATAAAGACACTGTCGGAACAGGGGATCGATGAGAAAGATTTAGATATGGTGGCAGAAGACGTTCTGAAGGAGCCGGTGCTCGGATTTAACCCGCGTCAGGGCGTCACAAAGGAAGCCGTACTGGACATCCTGAAACAGGCGTATTGA